The following are from one region of the Paenibacillus sabinae T27 genome:
- a CDS encoding response regulator yields MYKLILAEDEEDVREGIIGQIDWERYGFEVVEQAENGKEAAELVDRLLPDVVVTDIQMPFMNGLQLAEYIRSRHPGTKIIILTGYDEFEYAQRAIKLQIDEYILKPFSSRELIEVLLKVKAVIESEIAEKENIHVLSEHYRKSLPILREQFLSSLVSRRLRPEEIAAKSREYGIPLSGDWFQSSVISLDYIRGPGAAEADHRVSLRDTGDRNLQLFAVLNIAEEICLKHGFGRVFIHRDDLVMLSSLAGKDESEMTGRTLEVLEEIRQNVQRFLKLTATIGAGTVCRTPELLFRSFADALQALDYRLILGNNRVIWIEDVESRTSRLPVYDELTEQSLIRTVKLGTVQELTEIINELFGTLDGSQVTASEYRIFLLEILTSILRVAKESGSETNELFGPGIASLPDMNKFNNMEDAKQWIIDICTRLMNHIAQERQSSYKQLVEQAKHFIKSHYDDSDISIGRVCQHLHISTGYFSSIFKKETKLTFVSYLLQIRLEAAKELLRTTELKAFEIADKIGFTDPNYFSFCFRKKYGQSPKEYKNGARGG; encoded by the coding sequence TTGTATAAACTGATTTTGGCGGAAGATGAGGAGGATGTCCGGGAGGGGATTATCGGGCAGATCGACTGGGAACGCTACGGCTTTGAAGTCGTGGAGCAGGCGGAGAACGGCAAAGAAGCGGCGGAGCTTGTCGACCGGCTGCTGCCCGACGTCGTCGTCACGGATATTCAAATGCCGTTTATGAACGGACTGCAGCTGGCGGAATATATTCGCAGCCGCCATCCGGGCACCAAAATTATTATTTTGACGGGCTATGATGAATTTGAATACGCGCAGCGCGCCATCAAGCTGCAAATTGACGAATATATTTTAAAACCGTTCTCTTCCCGGGAATTGATCGAGGTGCTGCTGAAGGTTAAGGCTGTGATAGAATCGGAGATTGCCGAAAAGGAAAACATCCATGTGCTCAGCGAGCATTACCGCAAAAGCCTGCCCATTCTCCGTGAGCAGTTTCTCTCCTCGCTCGTGTCCCGCAGGCTTCGGCCGGAAGAGATTGCGGCGAAGAGCAGGGAATACGGCATCCCGCTCTCCGGAGACTGGTTTCAGTCCTCTGTGATTAGTCTGGACTATATTCGCGGCCCGGGTGCAGCGGAAGCCGATCATCGGGTCTCCCTGCGCGATACTGGCGACCGCAACCTGCAGCTGTTCGCCGTGCTTAACATCGCCGAAGAAATTTGCTTGAAGCATGGTTTCGGCAGAGTGTTCATCCACCGCGACGATCTCGTGATGCTGTCTTCCCTCGCGGGAAAGGATGAGAGCGAAATGACTGGCAGGACGCTAGAAGTGCTGGAGGAAATCCGTCAGAACGTGCAGCGCTTCCTGAAGCTGACCGCCACCATCGGCGCGGGAACAGTATGCCGGACGCCGGAGCTGCTGTTCCGCTCGTTCGCGGACGCGCTTCAGGCGCTGGACTACCGGCTCATCCTTGGCAACAACCGGGTGATCTGGATTGAAGACGTCGAGTCGCGCACAAGCCGCCTGCCTGTCTATGACGAATTGACCGAGCAGTCGCTGATCCGTACGGTTAAGTTGGGTACCGTGCAGGAGCTTACGGAAATCATCAATGAATTGTTCGGAACGCTTGACGGCAGTCAGGTGACCGCGAGCGAATACCGTATCTTTCTGCTGGAGATTCTCACTTCCATATTGCGGGTAGCCAAAGAGTCCGGAAGCGAGACGAACGAGCTGTTCGGGCCGGGTATTGCGTCTTTACCGGACATGAACAAATTCAACAATATGGAGGATGCGAAGCAGTGGATTATTGATATTTGCACCCGGCTGATGAACCATATCGCCCAGGAGCGGCAGTCCAGCTACAAACAGTTGGTCGAGCAGGCGAAGCATTTTATCAAGAGCCATTATGATGATTCCGATATTTCAATTGGAAGGGTATGCCAGCATTTGCATATCAGCACAGGGTATTTCAGCAGTATTTTCAAAAAAGAAACCAAATTGACGTTCGTGAGCTATCTGCTGCAAATCCGGCTGGA
- a CDS encoding GNAT family N-acetyltransferase — translation MNSSTQAPVLQIRNIGMDDLETITALLRGFGYPTTLNVMKERLEVVQNDPDCCTLVAEVDGQTAGMIELRQVISYCKDQDSVAEITAIIVEESLRGTGLGRRLMAAGEEWARSKKCKQIYLCSGNRVERAPAHAFYRHLGFDQNGYRFCKSLL, via the coding sequence ATGAACAGTAGTACTCAGGCACCGGTACTGCAGATTCGCAACATCGGTATGGACGATCTGGAGACAATTACGGCACTGCTGAGAGGATTCGGCTATCCGACAACCCTCAACGTAATGAAAGAGAGACTGGAAGTTGTGCAGAACGATCCGGACTGCTGCACGCTTGTCGCAGAAGTGGACGGGCAGACTGCCGGAATGATTGAACTCCGTCAGGTTATCTCTTACTGCAAGGACCAGGACTCTGTCGCCGAGATTACCGCAATTATCGTCGAGGAATCACTCAGAGGAACCGGCCTCGGAAGACGGCTGATGGCAGCCGGGGAAGAATGGGCCCGCAGCAAGAAATGCAAGCAAATCTACCTGTGCAGCGGCAACCGGGTGGAACGCGCCCCGGCGCACGCTTTCTACCGCCATCTCGGATTCGATCAGAACGGTTACCGTTTTTGCAAATCGCTGTTATAA
- the purT gene encoding formate-dependent phosphoribosylglycinamide formyltransferase, giving the protein MWGSPYSAYSRKLLLLGSGELGKEVIIEAQRLGVETVAVDRYEGAPAMAVAHRSYVLDMLDGEALKELIRTEKPDVIVPEIEAIATDALLELEEEGFCVVPTARATRLTMDREGIRRLAAEKLGFPTADYRFADSLEELKQAVLELETPCVIKPIMSSSGKGQSVCRKPEDAESCWNTALEGARAKGTRVIVESFVVFESEITLLTVRSSSGTVFCPPIGHIQKDGDYVESWQPHEMTEEQLIQAQEIARRVTDELGGYGIFGVELFLTREGVLFSEVSPRPHDTGMVTMVTQDLSEFALHVRAILGFPLGPVELLSPGASATLKAGKNAAGFAYAITGLNEALRLPRTQVRVFGKPEVRPGRRMAVALSAADNVEKARAAAKEAASLLKVEVYEDEQ; this is encoded by the coding sequence ATGTGGGGATCTCCCTATTCTGCTTACAGCCGCAAGCTGCTGCTGCTCGGCAGCGGAGAATTGGGTAAGGAAGTGATCATTGAAGCCCAGCGATTGGGCGTGGAGACGGTAGCCGTTGACCGTTACGAAGGCGCTCCTGCGATGGCGGTTGCTCACCGCTCCTATGTGCTGGATATGCTGGATGGAGAAGCGCTCAAGGAGCTGATCCGTACCGAGAAGCCCGATGTCATTGTTCCGGAGATTGAAGCCATTGCGACCGATGCTCTTTTGGAATTGGAAGAAGAAGGATTTTGCGTCGTTCCAACGGCGCGCGCAACGAGGCTGACCATGGACCGGGAAGGCATTCGCCGTCTCGCCGCCGAGAAGCTTGGCTTTCCTACGGCCGATTACCGGTTCGCGGATAGTCTGGAAGAGCTGAAGCAGGCGGTATTAGAGCTGGAAACGCCGTGCGTGATCAAGCCGATTATGAGCTCCTCGGGCAAAGGCCAGAGCGTCTGCCGGAAGCCCGAGGATGCAGAGAGCTGCTGGAACACGGCCCTTGAGGGCGCCAGAGCCAAAGGAACGCGGGTCATCGTGGAGTCTTTCGTTGTGTTCGAGAGCGAGATTACGCTGCTGACCGTCCGCTCTTCCTCAGGTACGGTGTTCTGCCCGCCGATCGGGCATATCCAGAAGGACGGGGACTACGTGGAATCGTGGCAGCCGCATGAAATGACGGAAGAACAGCTGATCCAGGCGCAGGAAATTGCGCGCAGGGTGACGGACGAGCTTGGCGGATACGGTATTTTTGGCGTGGAGCTGTTCCTGACGCGCGAGGGCGTCCTGTTCAGTGAAGTAAGTCCAAGACCGCATGACACCGGAATGGTGACGATGGTTACTCAGGATTTGTCGGAGTTTGCTCTGCATGTCAGAGCGATTCTCGGTTTCCCGCTAGGGCCGGTGGAATTGCTGTCACCGGGAGCGTCGGCGACACTCAAGGCCGGGAAAAATGCTGCCGGATTTGCTTATGCCATTACCGGACTGAATGAAGCGCTGCGGCTTCCCCGTACGCAGGTCCGTGTATTCGGCAAACCGGAAGTCCGCCCGGGACGGCGGATGGCCGTTGCGCTGAGCGCGGCCGATAATGTGGAGAAAGCACGGGCGGCTGCGAAAGAAGCGGCATCCCTGCTAAAAGTGGAGGTATACGAGGATGAACAGTAG
- a CDS encoding dynamin family protein — protein MGVDQEIVRSGGMTDAARYLQKLSGWMEQQGDKERAHIFLDLLAKERNGELTIAFCGHFSAGKSSMINALCGKDILPSGPVPTSANIVKIRNGRPRALIYQDNPRSGSGGPVEVAAEQLWDYCRLGGDYTAIEVWDKVPLLEPHGVLMDTPGVDSTDEGHQSATRSALHLADIVFYIMDYNHVQSENNLAFAKQLSDWGKPLYLIINQIDKHREKELPMESYRKQAEQAFRNWGVNFAGLLFTSLKHKEHPLSHWDSLPRLIAELLERREALLDYSLSRSVEHTAEAYLASCREGQREEREALLEELGGQDPAVLERELAEMEAAEKELETLPERARLQLRSSLDALLGNANLMPADIREAVGRYADSLRPGFRTGLLTTAAKLEKERASRLALLSGALARQVSAQLEGHVLSLTRTWGEELELWTEADELALKSGFPQAHAQWLAEAVKPGAPVEGEALLQLCRGLAADIRSGFRRAALGAADGLLAKLPPLLEARRAELARRRAARARQAQAAAALAALSRAYDARAAELAALLPPRRALTPGLLPEVSALPRAARAGAAPQERPSLRLADAPAAPSAAAGPAPAEGRRRLGEAARLLDRAASLLRSEPAMASASRSLAARAADLAGGRFTLALLGAFSAGKSSFANALLGEEVLPVSPHPATAAVNRILAPEGPFRHGTAVVAMKSREEIWDDIRHSFGVLQLGEPKPEAWTDTVSALPTGGLHPSVLPHAGLLKAAARGWKEAEPLLGTTRTVELNEYRGLVAEESRACFVRSIDLYFACPLTASGVVLVDTPGADSLHARHTGVTFSYMKEADAICFITYYNHAFSKADRRLLSQLGRIRESFPLDKMFFIVNASDLAADEEELAEVKKHVALNLRSAGLANPRIYALSSLQALEGKVGGASYEASRFGAFEMALWRFAGEELPDLALKAALDSLSSVRSRAEEWRDLALKAESEREAESRRMEARRRAAAERLAQLAAEERPLRDLRREGSELLFHVRQRIGFALGRMFQESFHPSLLREGAGLLKEIFAACGREWWRTAGRELEAELWATTLRLAAAGRRLVREASENAAAELGLPAEPLFSVQEEEEGWPAPASLEGELAPADWGRWWGLFKSPKHFFEGGGRDALRSAAEPLLKEVLAEAASGRETLLLDHYETLAVQALARAAGALRERLEEQELGMSALLKGGDSAERWNTLARGLRELEAAFDSRMKLEV, from the coding sequence GTGGGTGTGGACCAGGAGATCGTACGTAGCGGCGGAATGACAGATGCGGCCCGATATCTCCAAAAGCTTTCCGGCTGGATGGAGCAGCAGGGAGACAAGGAGCGGGCGCATATTTTTCTGGATTTGCTGGCTAAAGAGCGGAATGGGGAATTGACCATTGCTTTTTGCGGCCATTTTTCGGCAGGAAAATCTAGTATGATCAACGCTTTATGCGGCAAAGATATTCTCCCTTCAGGACCGGTGCCTACAAGCGCAAACATTGTGAAGATACGTAACGGCCGGCCCCGGGCCCTGATCTACCAAGATAACCCGCGAAGCGGTTCAGGCGGACCGGTGGAAGTTGCTGCGGAGCAGCTATGGGATTACTGCCGTCTCGGCGGCGACTATACCGCAATCGAGGTCTGGGACAAGGTGCCGCTGCTTGAACCGCATGGCGTACTGATGGATACGCCCGGGGTAGATTCGACGGATGAGGGACACCAAAGCGCGACCCGGTCTGCTCTGCACTTGGCCGACATTGTATTCTATATCATGGATTATAACCATGTGCAATCCGAGAATAATCTGGCTTTCGCCAAACAGCTGAGCGACTGGGGCAAGCCGCTGTATCTGATTATCAATCAGATCGACAAGCACCGGGAAAAGGAACTGCCGATGGAGAGCTACCGGAAGCAGGCGGAACAGGCTTTCCGGAATTGGGGCGTGAATTTTGCCGGTCTGCTGTTTACTTCGCTGAAACATAAAGAGCATCCGCTCAGTCATTGGGACAGCCTTCCCCGGCTAATTGCGGAGCTTCTGGAACGGCGGGAAGCGCTTCTCGACTACAGCCTGTCCCGCTCGGTTGAGCATACGGCGGAGGCGTATCTGGCCTCGTGCCGTGAGGGTCAGCGGGAGGAGCGGGAAGCCCTGCTGGAAGAGCTTGGCGGCCAAGATCCAGCCGTGCTGGAACGGGAGCTGGCCGAAATGGAAGCGGCGGAAAAAGAGCTTGAGACGCTGCCTGAACGGGCGCGGCTTCAGCTCCGAAGCAGCCTGGATGCTCTTCTTGGCAACGCTAACCTGATGCCCGCCGATATCAGGGAGGCCGTAGGCCGCTATGCCGACAGCTTGAGGCCCGGCTTCCGGACAGGGCTGCTCACCACGGCGGCCAAGCTGGAAAAAGAGCGGGCGAGCCGGCTTGCGCTGCTCTCAGGTGCGCTTGCGCGCCAGGTATCGGCGCAGCTTGAAGGGCATGTGCTGTCGCTTACACGCACATGGGGGGAAGAGCTGGAGCTGTGGACCGAGGCGGATGAGCTGGCGCTGAAGAGCGGCTTTCCGCAGGCCCACGCGCAGTGGCTGGCGGAGGCGGTGAAGCCGGGCGCGCCCGTAGAGGGCGAGGCGCTGCTTCAGCTCTGCCGCGGCCTGGCGGCGGACATCCGCAGCGGCTTCCGCCGCGCCGCCCTCGGCGCCGCCGACGGCCTGCTGGCGAAGCTGCCGCCGCTCCTCGAGGCGCGCCGCGCGGAGCTTGCGCGCCGCCGCGCCGCCCGCGCCCGGCAGGCGCAGGCCGCCGCTGCGCTGGCGGCGCTCTCCCGCGCGTACGACGCCCGCGCGGCCGAACTCGCGGCGCTGCTGCCGCCGCGCCGCGCGCTCACCCCCGGCCTGCTGCCGGAGGTGAGCGCCCTCCCCCGGGCGGCCCGTGCCGGGGCCGCCCCGCAGGAGCGTCCGTCGCTTCGCCTGGCGGACGCACCGGCCGCGCCGAGCGCCGCGGCCGGACCCGCGCCGGCGGAGGGACGCCGCCGGCTGGGCGAGGCCGCGCGGCTGCTGGACCGCGCGGCTTCGCTGCTGCGCAGCGAGCCGGCAATGGCTTCGGCGTCGCGCAGCCTGGCGGCGCGGGCGGCGGACCTCGCCGGCGGCCGGTTCACGCTGGCGCTGCTGGGCGCGTTCAGCGCCGGCAAATCCTCTTTCGCCAACGCCCTGCTCGGCGAAGAGGTGCTGCCCGTGTCTCCCCACCCCGCCACGGCCGCGGTGAATCGCATCCTGGCGCCAGAGGGTCCGTTCCGGCATGGAACGGCGGTGGTCGCCATGAAGAGCCGGGAGGAAATATGGGACGATATCCGCCATTCCTTTGGCGTGCTTCAGCTCGGAGAGCCGAAGCCCGAGGCTTGGACGGATACGGTATCGGCGCTGCCTACAGGGGGGCTGCACCCTTCGGTTCTACCGCACGCCGGTTTGTTGAAGGCAGCGGCGAGGGGCTGGAAGGAGGCCGAGCCGCTTCTTGGAACGACCCGTACGGTGGAGCTTAACGAGTACCGGGGTCTCGTCGCTGAAGAGAGCCGGGCCTGCTTCGTGCGAAGCATCGACCTGTACTTTGCCTGCCCGCTGACGGCGAGCGGAGTCGTGCTGGTCGATACGCCGGGGGCGGATTCACTGCATGCCCGGCATACGGGCGTCACCTTCAGCTACATGAAGGAAGCCGACGCGATCTGTTTTATCACCTATTACAATCACGCGTTCTCCAAGGCCGACCGGCGGCTGCTGTCGCAGCTGGGCCGGATCAGGGAGAGCTTTCCGCTGGATAAAATGTTCTTTATCGTCAACGCGTCCGATCTCGCGGCGGATGAGGAGGAGCTGGCGGAGGTCAAGAAGCATGTCGCCTTGAACCTGCGGTCCGCGGGGCTTGCGAATCCGCGCATTTACGCGCTCTCCAGCTTGCAGGCGCTGGAGGGGAAGGTTGGCGGCGCGTCTTATGAAGCCTCGCGGTTCGGCGCCTTTGAAATGGCGCTATGGCGGTTCGCCGGCGAGGAGCTGCCCGACCTGGCACTGAAGGCGGCCTTGGACAGTCTGTCATCGGTCCGCAGCCGCGCGGAGGAATGGCGGGACCTGGCGCTGAAGGCGGAGTCGGAGCGGGAAGCCGAGAGCCGCCGGATGGAAGCGCGGCGCCGCGCGGCGGCCGAACGGCTTGCGCAGCTTGCCGCCGAGGAGCGTCCTCTGCGCGACCTTCGCCGCGAAGGCTCGGAGCTGCTGTTTCATGTCCGGCAGCGGATCGGATTTGCGCTCGGCCGGATGTTTCAGGAATCGTTCCATCCCTCGCTCCTGCGGGAAGGAGCGGGGCTGCTGAAGGAGATATTCGCCGCCTGCGGCCGGGAATGGTGGCGGACCGCGGGCCGTGAACTGGAGGCGGAGCTGTGGGCGACAACGCTGCGACTCGCCGCTGCAGGCCGGAGACTGGTCCGCGAGGCTTCGGAGAACGCGGCCGCGGAGCTCGGCCTGCCGGCGGAACCTCTGTTCTCCGTTCAGGAAGAGGAGGAGGGCTGGCCGGCCCCGGCAAGTCTTGAAGGCGAACTGGCGCCAGCCGATTGGGGGAGATGGTGGGGACTATTCAAGTCGCCCAAGCATTTCTTTGAAGGCGGCGGCCGGGACGCTTTGCGAAGTGCGGCCGAACCGCTGCTGAAGGAAGTGTTGGCCGAAGCCGCTTCTGGGCGGGAGACGCTGCTGCTGGATCACTATGAAACCCTTGCGGTGCAGGCGCTGGCAAGGGCGGCCGGAGCACTGAGAGAAAGACTGGAAGAGCAGGAGCTGGGCATGTCCGCGCTGCTGAAAGGGGGTGATTCGGCGGAACGCTGGAACACTCTCGCCCGCGGGCTGCGCGAGCTGGAAGCCGCTTTTGACAGCAGGATGAAGTTGGAAGTGTGA
- the nth gene encoding endonuclease III: MKISDVRHILDTIGEMFPDADCELNHSNAFELTIAVLLSAQCTDATVNKVTADLFRKYKTPLDYVSVPLEELEQDIRRIGLYRNKAKHIQNLCAILIEQYGGEVPQAHDQLVTLPGVGRKTANVVVSNAFGVPAIAVDTHVERVSKRLGLAGWKDSVLEVEKKLMKVVPKEEWTLTHHRLIFFGRYHCKAQNPQCQVCPLLDVCREGKKRMKTPRVRQDKS, encoded by the coding sequence ATGAAGATATCTGACGTACGTCACATTTTGGATACGATTGGCGAAATGTTTCCGGATGCAGACTGCGAGTTGAACCACAGTAACGCATTTGAGCTGACGATTGCGGTGCTGTTGTCGGCCCAATGCACGGATGCAACGGTGAACAAGGTCACTGCCGACTTGTTCCGGAAGTATAAAACTCCGCTGGATTACGTATCCGTTCCGCTGGAAGAACTGGAGCAGGACATACGCCGTATCGGGCTATACCGCAACAAGGCGAAGCATATTCAGAATTTGTGCGCGATCCTGATCGAGCAGTACGGAGGAGAGGTGCCCCAGGCCCACGATCAGCTCGTGACGCTGCCCGGAGTTGGCCGCAAGACCGCAAATGTGGTGGTATCCAACGCCTTTGGCGTGCCGGCGATTGCCGTGGACACTCATGTGGAGCGCGTATCGAAGCGATTGGGGCTTGCAGGCTGGAAGGATTCCGTGCTGGAAGTCGAGAAGAAGCTGATGAAGGTCGTGCCGAAGGAAGAATGGACGCTGACCCATCACCGACTGATTTTTTTCGGGAGGTATCACTGCAAAGCGCAGAATCCGCAATGTCAGGTATGCCCGCTTCTGGATGTGTGCCGGGAAGGCAAGAAACGTATGAAAACGCCGCGAGTCAGGCAAGATAAATCTTAG
- a CDS encoding S-layer homology domain-containing protein, which yields MKLSGNNKHNTTSREYTKKTLSVLLAAGLVFGGAGAVFADGASAVAASTAAPVSLTATGAFSDVKTGFWAEKHIYKLAAQGIIVGNNGKFRPGDPVTQQEAVLMALRFMKLENKAAGSSVATALPTGFDVSNYYKPYVVLAFQQNVLDKATEMAADNLKTSWGTHKATREWIAKLLIRAIGKTSDAQSVASEPSGFADDAKISADKRGYINAAIDLGLTNGLSGNIFNPQGEVTRAQLATFFSRAEAQSPVVYDNTASGIVTEVKDGKITLYSGAASTVYSLSSGTAYFTSTADTAISLNEIKPYTKVTVIGKNGAASYVELTDPKPQVETIQGTFARLSPSANKLWLKNADGYPEYAFDSGTAFVDAGGSAIAASSISEDSLVTITRETFTGQNKVLKVQVTSGIVNKTASGTLGSLDLTAKTITFKNASGAEETFKWSDSALFSYQKAILSPSELKAGSAVNYTIKNNLIASVEVTQAIERTVQGMLTELTDASVVYKKADGTRGVQLLAPSASIVIPGYEKPAAADLIADSVYGDTVELTLNGSDQVTKITVVNRRMEQQFGASVASFNAKTNLLTVMGSDNQAHVYQLDANTKLTNASGSVPTLSSMAGMLTENRKVNISSLGQRALSLEIVSKYEGTLASVNTSTQMFALKTADGRSLSLPYPPVIEIFGRTGLTINDVPAGSVVTAFLSASQDVLTSLKVKTSQQFQLAYVDAANNKLGVKAAAGNLDIYTLGLPLTDEAGQTIKLGDLKAGDYVNVSALGSSPLSIQSVKLTTGQVTAINAAAGSLSVKDYSGAVQTFGAGGGFKIIRDNAVSSALGSLSVSERAEVRKDADGTVIVRILPVQSRSFSSYDAASGRIVVKRDTIDDENYRFILAPNVYIHQGDTSLSVQSLKENDKITVYFNNNFVIEIAKQ from the coding sequence TTGAAATTGTCGGGAAATAACAAGCACAATACAACCAGCAGGGAATACACGAAAAAGACGCTATCTGTTCTGCTTGCCGCAGGCTTGGTTTTCGGCGGTGCGGGGGCGGTATTTGCGGATGGCGCTTCGGCCGTTGCCGCATCGACGGCTGCGCCGGTGTCCCTTACCGCCACGGGAGCTTTCTCCGATGTGAAGACCGGCTTTTGGGCCGAGAAGCATATCTACAAACTTGCCGCTCAGGGAATCATTGTGGGCAATAACGGAAAGTTCCGTCCGGGCGACCCCGTTACCCAGCAGGAAGCTGTCCTAATGGCACTTCGTTTTATGAAACTGGAGAACAAAGCAGCGGGTAGCAGTGTGGCCACAGCGCTGCCGACTGGCTTTGATGTGTCCAATTACTACAAGCCTTATGTGGTGCTGGCATTTCAGCAGAACGTACTGGACAAGGCGACCGAAATGGCAGCGGACAATCTGAAGACGTCCTGGGGTACGCACAAGGCTACCCGCGAGTGGATTGCCAAATTGCTCATTCGCGCCATCGGCAAGACGTCTGATGCGCAGTCTGTCGCAAGCGAGCCTTCGGGCTTTGCGGACGATGCCAAAATTTCCGCAGACAAACGCGGATATATCAACGCCGCCATTGATCTTGGATTAACCAACGGACTGAGCGGCAATATTTTTAATCCGCAGGGCGAGGTTACGCGGGCGCAGCTTGCGACCTTTTTCAGCCGGGCGGAGGCCCAGTCGCCTGTCGTGTATGACAATACGGCAAGCGGCATCGTGACCGAAGTGAAGGATGGCAAAATCACTCTTTACAGCGGCGCGGCTTCCACAGTATATTCGCTCAGCTCCGGCACCGCCTATTTCACCAGTACAGCGGACACGGCGATTTCGCTGAATGAAATCAAGCCCTATACGAAGGTAACGGTCATCGGAAAGAACGGAGCCGCTTCCTATGTCGAATTGACCGATCCGAAGCCGCAGGTCGAGACGATCCAAGGCACGTTCGCGAGACTGTCTCCAAGCGCCAATAAATTATGGCTGAAAAATGCCGACGGCTATCCGGAATACGCCTTTGACAGCGGGACTGCCTTTGTGGATGCGGGAGGGAGCGCCATTGCGGCTTCTTCGATTTCGGAGGACAGCCTTGTGACGATCACGCGCGAGACCTTTACCGGACAGAACAAAGTTCTTAAAGTTCAGGTCACTTCCGGAATCGTCAATAAAACGGCATCCGGCACACTGGGAAGCCTCGATCTTACTGCGAAGACGATAACTTTCAAGAACGCTTCCGGGGCGGAGGAAACGTTCAAATGGTCCGACAGCGCCCTGTTCAGCTATCAAAAGGCTATCTTGTCGCCTTCCGAACTGAAGGCGGGCTCCGCGGTGAATTACACGATCAAGAACAATTTGATCGCCTCTGTCGAAGTGACGCAGGCGATTGAGCGGACAGTGCAGGGCATGCTGACCGAGCTGACCGACGCCTCCGTCGTCTACAAGAAGGCGGACGGCACACGCGGTGTCCAGCTGCTGGCGCCAAGCGCTTCCATTGTCATTCCGGGCTATGAAAAACCTGCCGCAGCGGACCTCATTGCCGATTCGGTTTACGGCGATACCGTGGAACTCACGTTAAACGGCAGCGACCAGGTAACCAAAATCACCGTAGTCAACCGCCGGATGGAGCAGCAGTTCGGAGCGTCTGTCGCCAGCTTTAACGCCAAGACGAATCTGCTGACGGTCATGGGCAGCGACAATCAGGCGCATGTTTATCAGCTTGACGCGAATACGAAGCTGACTAACGCGAGCGGAAGTGTGCCGACGCTGAGCAGCATGGCCGGGATGCTGACAGAGAACCGGAAGGTGAATATAAGCTCCCTCGGACAGCGTGCGCTCTCTCTGGAAATTGTAAGCAAATACGAGGGTACACTGGCCTCGGTCAATACCTCGACTCAAATGTTTGCGCTGAAAACGGCAGACGGCCGGTCCTTAAGCCTGCCCTATCCGCCGGTGATCGAGATATTCGGACGGACCGGCCTTACCATTAACGACGTACCGGCGGGAAGTGTCGTCACAGCCTTCCTGTCGGCAAGTCAGGACGTACTGACTTCGCTCAAGGTAAAGACATCCCAGCAGTTCCAACTCGCGTATGTTGACGCAGCGAACAATAAACTGGGCGTCAAGGCGGCCGCCGGTAATCTGGATATTTATACGCTCGGGCTTCCGCTGACCGACGAGGCGGGACAGACGATCAAGCTTGGCGATCTCAAAGCCGGTGATTATGTGAATGTCTCCGCGCTCGGCAGCTCTCCGCTGTCGATTCAGTCCGTCAAGCTGACGACAGGCCAGGTTACGGCGATTAATGCGGCAGCCGGGTCACTGAGCGTCAAAGATTATTCCGGCGCGGTTCAGACGTTCGGCGCTGGAGGAGGTTTTAAAATTATTCGCGACAACGCGGTTTCCAGCGCTCTTGGTTCCCTTTCGGTATCCGAAAGAGCGGAGGTTCGCAAGGATGCAGACGGCACCGTCATTGTCCGCATTCTCCCGGTCCAAAGCCGCAGCTTCTCAAGCTATGATGCCGCCTCAGGCCGTATTGTTGTTAAAAGGGATACGATAGACGACGAGAATTACCGGTTTATCTTGGCGCCAAATGTATACATTCACCAAGGCGACACGAGTTTGTCCGTGCAATCTCTCAAAGAAAATGATAAAATTACGGTATATTTTAATAACAATTTCGTAATTGAAATTGCGAAGCAGTAG
- a CDS encoding GerMN domain-containing protein, with product MFNKKLGLICMASALLMVIAGCGSKPAAAPANEGGIVTPAVVSGAEGNTEASAQPSASAIPDPSSQPTTGNTDTTAEPSPGSTPPEEKQSKSIDVYYTDPQMMDLKPAQATIAYKDDIEKYTEAFKALQNSNNADLISLWGKIELKSLKFENGQIVMDIHKPAEAQLGAGGEAFALSALTKTLFQFPEVQSIELLVDGEQVESLMGHADLLHPMTRDNSQ from the coding sequence ATGTTCAATAAAAAATTGGGGCTTATCTGCATGGCGTCGGCCCTTCTGATGGTGATAGCAGGATGCGGCAGCAAGCCGGCGGCAGCGCCGGCAAATGAGGGCGGCATCGTTACTCCGGCGGTAGTAAGCGGAGCAGAGGGGAACACAGAAGCCTCGGCGCAGCCTTCGGCCAGCGCAATACCCGATCCTTCGTCCCAACCGACGACGGGGAATACGGATACCACAGCCGAGCCGTCTCCCGGCAGTACACCACCGGAGGAGAAACAGAGCAAGAGCATCGATGTATATTACACCGATCCTCAAATGATGGATTTGAAGCCGGCACAGGCGACGATCGCATACAAGGATGATATCGAAAAATATACCGAAGCCTTCAAAGCGCTGCAAAACAGCAATAACGCCGATCTCATTTCTCTTTGGGGAAAAATCGAGCTGAAGTCTCTGAAGTTCGAGAACGGGCAAATCGTAATGGACATTCATAAACCGGCGGAAGCCCAGCTTGGGGCCGGTGGGGAAGCATTTGCGCTCAGCGCGCTGACCAAGACGCTGTTCCAGTTCCCGGAGGTTCAGAGCATTGAACTGCTGGTGGATGGAGAGCAGGTCGAAAGCTTGATGGGACACGCGGATCTGCTGCATCCCATGACCAGAGACAACAGCCAGTAA